A region of the Pseudorca crassidens isolate mPseCra1 chromosome 9, mPseCra1.hap1, whole genome shotgun sequence genome:
GGATGGACCCCAGAATGTGAGAAGGGCCCTGGTGGAGGCTAAGCCCCCAGTGGGGGGGCTGGAGGGGATGGAAGGCGTTGCCAGTGGCAGCTTCATTGGAAATATCCCAAGGGGCCCTGGGGCCAAGGCTGGCTCTGCCATCCCTTCCTGGGCAGACAGTTGTAGGCAGAGCTGTAGGGACACCCGCACCAGCGTTTGCCGGGCGACCCCAGGCAAGCCCCTTCCCTGCTCTGGGCTCTGCAGCCCCATCTATGATGAGGATTTTGATGAGCTGCACTCTCGGGGTTTTCCCTGCTTCTCAGGTACCCCACACCTTTTGTGGGTGGCGGAGGAGCCTTTGCCGCCAGCCAGCAACCCAGCTCACACCCCAGGCTGGGCACTCTGGTCCCTCCGTCCCCTTCGGCCACAGACCCACGGGTCCTGACACTGGGAGGAGTGGCTGTTGGGGGGGTTCCGGGGACGCCTGGGGCCTCCCTCGCTTCCTCGGCTGACCAGCCGTGCCGCCGTGGCAGGCCCAGCTGATCGAGGATTTCCGAGCCCTGCGCCAGGCGGTCGAGGACATGAAGCTGTTTGAGGCCAAGCCCACGTTCTTCGCTTTCCTGCTGGGCCACATCCTGGCCATGGAGATGCTCGCCTGGCTCGTCATCTACCTCCTTGGCCCCGGCTGGGTGCCCAGCACCCTGGCCGCCCTCATCCTGGCCGTCTCCCAGGTGACCCCAGCACTGTCTTGCAGACACCTAAACTGACCAACagacacagggcctggcacacacgGACACTCGGGacatacttgctgaatgaatgaatgcccagTCCCATAAGTGTGTATCTGTGGGTCAAGCTACAGTTTCAATATGTGAAGGAAGCTCTTTACTTAATAAGCCCAGAGGGAGCCCACGGCTGGGAGCTGGACGGCTGCCGCCCACAGCTCCATGACAGACCCGCAGCCCCTGGACCTCCCGAGGAAACTGGCCTACTAGGCTCTAGAGTGGAGTGCCAGCTTTGGGGGTGCCCTGCGAGCTGGGAGGGCTGGCCGGGGCCCAGGCGGCTCCCTGCCTCGGCTCCTGACCCTGCGTCTCCCCAGGCCCAGAGCTGGTGTCTGCAGCACGATCTGGGCCACACCTCCATCTTCAGGAAGTCCCGGTGGAACCACGTGGCCCAGCAGTTTGTGATGGGGCAGCTGAAGGTGAGGCTGGGGGCAGGTGGTGGGCAGCCAGGGGCTTAGTGGGGGGGCCACACTGGGTCTGCGCAAGTGTGTGGTTGCCATGGAGAGGGGGGCGCGGCCTGGCCCCACTCCTGAGAGCCCCCTCCCCTGCAGGGCTTCTCTGCCCACTGGTGGAACTTCCGCCACTTCCAGCACCACGCCAAGCCCAACATCTTCCACAAGGACCCGGATGTGACCGTGGCGCCCGTCTTCCTTCTGGGGGAGTCGTCTGTCGAGGTGCATGGGGGACACGCTCGGGCTGGGCCTGCAGCAGAGGGGAACTGGTAGTCCCTGAACCCCCTGCTGTGGCCCAGCCCCTGACCCAGCCCCCGACTGTAGCTCCAGGCTGAGCCCCTGCTCTGGTGGtaccccttccccctttcccagtTGGCTAGAATCCAAAGTTGCCTTGGCCCCTGGGCCCCAGCCGGCCCCCTGACCCTGCCTGGGACAAGGAGGGCCTGGAGAGCCACCCTCCCCAACGGCTGCCTGTCCCCACAGTACGGCAAGAAGAAGCGCAGATACTTACCCTACAACCACCAGCACCTGTACTTCTTCCTGAGTGAGTGTCCGCTTGTCCCCCTGGGGGTGGGAGCCATGCCGGGGCCTGCACGGTGCACCTGACGCTTCCAGCCCGCTCAGCACGGCACCTCCAGGTCTCTCCCGGCCTCCCTCTGGTCGCCCTACCCTGCAGCCCATGCCGACTTCCATCGCCAGGCCTTTGCCccagcccttccctctgcccGGGGTACCTTCCGGCAGAAGGGAGCAACCACAGTCTTGCCTGGAGCTTTCAGAGTTCTTTCCTACCCTCACCACAGGGCGAGCCAGAGCTCTAGGGCAATCGTTGGGGCAACAAGGTGAGGATTAAAGGGCGCGGATGTATAAGGCTGGGGccgacctgctgaagaggcacaGGAGGTGGCGGGGCGAGGACCAGCCTGGAGAGGCTCAGACACGGAGGGAATGAGTGAGGACCGGGCCTTGTGGGTGACGCGGGCTCGTCCCAGCAGGATGGGACCAGCGCCAAGTGCCGCTGGCCTTCCTGGGGGAGCagagccccgcccccggccctgtgccccgccccacccctgagCCCTCTCACGCCCCTCCTTGCAGTCGGCCCGCCGCTGCTCACCCTGGTGAACTTCGAGGTGGAAAACCTGGCGTACATGCTGGTGTGCATGCAGTGGATGGTGAGTGGGGGCCCCGCTCGGGTCCCCTGGGCGTACAGCTGTGGTGGCAGGAGGTGGGGCGTCAGGGGGCAGCCCCTCTCAACCAGCGCAAACAGGTGTGCCTGTGATGGTGCGGTAGGCGTGTGCACCCGCGCAGGGGGCGtgagtgtgtgcctgtgtgtggttGCAGGGGGAGAGGGGCGTGTGCACGGGGCGTGCTGTGGGTCTCTCACGGTGGGGTGTCCTCCCTGGGGCTAGGGATCCACTGGGCCCCTTCTGCCAGGCGTTGGTCTTCCCGGGCAAGGCTTCCCTCAGCCCGCACCCCTGCACAGCACCTTCACCTCCGTGGTCAGCCCCCTGAGGCTGGCAGGGCAGGGATCCTACCCACTTACCTGGCTGAGACacccaggcccagagaggggcggTGACGTGCCGTCCAGGGTGACCCAGCTCCCCTTCCCGGCTGCCTCGaggcctctgccctcctcctccctcctctacaGGACTTGCTCTGGGCCGCCAGCTTCTACGCCCGCTTCCTCTTTTCCTACATTCCCTTCTACGGTGTTCCTGGGGCGCTGTTCCTCTTTGTGGCTGTCAGGTATGGCCAGGTTTGGCATGGCGGGGTGTGGGGAGCTCACACACGGGCGGCAGGGGCCCCTGACCTCAGCCCTCCACGTCCCCATCTGCAGAACGGGGACAGTACTGTCTCCCTGGGCTGTCGAGTGGCAAGATCCTGGGGGTGGCAGGCCTCAGGGAAGCGGCCCCGGGGGTGTCCCCCGTCTTGAGTAGGGCAACTCTGGCAGCCTGGCAATGGCCCCTGCACCACTCAGCTGCTTTAAACACTAGCGGGGAGGGCTTGCCGCAATCCCGTAGCACAGATGGGGAAGCCGAGGCCCAGGTCTGCGTGGTCAGCTGGACGCGGGGTAGCGCCTGGGCCTCCCCTGACAGGGTCCTGGAGAGCCACTGGTTCGTGTGGATCACCCAGATGAACCATATCCCCAAGGAGATCGGCCACGAGAAGCACCGGGACTGGGCCAGCTCTCAGGTGGGCAGCAGAGGCGGGGTCCCAGCGGAGAGGCAGGGGGGCGCTGACGGGGCTGCCACGGGGTCGGGCTCCGTGCCAGCCCCCTCACGTGTGCCCCGCCCGCTCCTGGCAGCTGGCGGCCACCTGCAACGTGGAGCCCTCTGTCTTCCTTGACTGGTTCAGCGGACACCTCAACTTCCAGATTGAGCACCAGTGAGCGCGGGCCCCGGGGGCCCACGGGGGTGGGAGTGAGGCCTGAGCCTCTCTGTCCAGTCTTCCCCCAGGGAGGCCGAGACGTGAGCCCTGGATTTCCTGGAGGGCCTGGGAGAGGTGGTGAGCGGGGCCCGGGGGGcgatgggtgggtgggggtgcCAGCACACgctctccccgcccccagcctcttCCCCACGATGCCGAGGCACAACTACCGCAGGGTGGCCCCGCTGGTCAAGGCCCTGTGCGCCAAGCATGGCCTCAGCTACGAGGTGAAGCCCTTCCTCACCGCCCTGGTGGACATCATCGGGTAAGGGTTCTTTGCTCACGGTGGCTCCCTGGgggcccctgcccaccctgggcCTGGCCAGCCCCGTCCTGAGCACCCACCTGGCTCTCTGAGCTCACGTGGGCTCCTTTGTAGAAGCTGGCATCCAAGGCCTTTCCGATCAGCCTTTCTGCCCTCAGCCCGTGACCTCCCTTCCCAGTGTCCGCCCACGTAGCCAGGGTTTAGGGAGCACCTACCATAGGCCCAGGCCCTGTCCTTGGTGCTACAGACACATCAGTGAGCAAAACAGGCTGAcatccctgccttcctggagctgACATCTGAGCGGGGGAAACAGAAAAAAGGcagttaaaataagtaaattacagAAAATGTGAGAAGGGGAGAAGTGCTtcggcaaaaaacaaaacaaaagcacaaaacctgagggtgggggcaggagagggacTGGGTGGTGCAGGCAGGGTTGCAATTTTTAGTGGGGTGGCACGGTGGGTGGTATTAAGAAGGCAATGTGTGAGCAagacagggaggaggggagagggctggCCATGGAGAAATCTAGGGGAAGCAGATTTGGGGCAAAGGAATagccgtgcaaaggccctgaggcaggagtgtgctAGGTGAGTGGGAGAGTCGCTGAGTGGAGGAGGGGCACGATTTTGGAAAGATGCTCTGGCTGTGGGAAGGTACTGATGGGGCAGAAAGAACAGAGTGGGGGTTCCTGCAGCTGTCCAGGGATGACATGGCTTGGCCCTGATGGTAGCCTTGGCCGTGGGGAACAGAGGCCGGATTCTCAGCCAGAGCTCTTCCAGCTCT
Encoded here:
- the FADS3 gene encoding fatty acid desaturase 3 isoform X2 codes for the protein MGGVGEPGGGPAQLGATLPTFRWEQIRPHNLPGDKWLVIERRVYDISRWAQRHPGGSRLIGHHGAEDATDAFHAFHQDLNFVRKFLQPLLIGELAPEEPSQDGPQNAQLIEDFRALRQAVEDMKLFEAKPTFFAFLLGHILAMEMLAWLVIYLLGPGWVPSTLAALILAVSQAQSWCLQHDLGHTSIFRKSRWNHVAQQFVMGQLKGFSAHWWNFRHFQHHAKPNIFHKDPDVTVAPVFLLGESSVEYGKKKRRYLPYNHQHLYFFLIGPPLLTLVNFEVENLAYMLVCMQWMDLLWAASFYARFLFSYIPFYGVPGALFLFVAVRVLESHWFVWITQMNHIPKEIGHEKHRDWASSQLAATCNVEPSVFLDWFSGHLNFQIEHHLPPGRPRREPWISWRAWERW
- the FADS3 gene encoding fatty acid desaturase 3 isoform X1, encoding MGGVGEPGGGPAQLGATLPTFRWEQIRPHNLPGDKWLVIERRVYDISRWAQRHPGGSRLIGHHGAEDATDAFHAFHQDLNFVRKFLQPLLIGELAPEEPSQDGPQNAQLIEDFRALRQAVEDMKLFEAKPTFFAFLLGHILAMEMLAWLVIYLLGPGWVPSTLAALILAVSQAQSWCLQHDLGHTSIFRKSRWNHVAQQFVMGQLKGFSAHWWNFRHFQHHAKPNIFHKDPDVTVAPVFLLGESSVEYGKKKRRYLPYNHQHLYFFLIGPPLLTLVNFEVENLAYMLVCMQWMDLLWAASFYARFLFSYIPFYGVPGALFLFVAVRVLESHWFVWITQMNHIPKEIGHEKHRDWASSQLAATCNVEPSVFLDWFSGHLNFQIEHHLFPTMPRHNYRRVAPLVKALCAKHGLSYEVKPFLTALVDIIGSLKKSGNMWLEAYLHQ